A genome region from Carya illinoinensis cultivar Pawnee chromosome 2, C.illinoinensisPawnee_v1, whole genome shotgun sequence includes the following:
- the LOC122300787 gene encoding protein FAM133-like isoform X2, which produces MGKNQAYKAMQKARLGSSSAGPEDIEDGMVDGSFHSPEWHAARLASLKTSHTITWEEFKRKQKEDEMKKGELEADKDRMMREYRAQLDAERAHKLGHGKSRSRSKSNDRKDKKDKDLKKRSSRKRKHSRRRSSESSTSSSSSDSYRSEEDERESRRAKSRSKRTKKEKKHKSRTKHSSSDDEEADGPVPLSRFFESVKS; this is translated from the exons ATGGGCAAAAATCAAGCTTACAAAGCTATGCAGAAAGCCAGGCTGGGCTCCAGCTCTGCTGGGCCTGAGGATATTGAAGATGGCATG GTGGATGGTTCATTTCATTCACCAGAATGGCATGCTGCTCGTTTGGCCAGTCTTAAAACCTCTCACACTATCACCTGGGAAGAGTTCAAGAGGAAGCAAAAG GAGGATGAGATGAAAAAGGGGGAACTGGAAGCAGATAAAGATAGAATGATGAGAGAGTACAGAGCTCAACTGGATGCTGAAAGGGCACACAAGCTTGGCCATGGAAAAAGCCGCTCCAGAAGTAAATCTAATGACAGAAAag ATAAGAAGGACAAAGATTTAAAGAAACGCAGCAGCAGAAAGCGAAAG CATTCGAGAAGGAGATCTTCTGAGTCTAGCACCTCAAGTTCATCCTCAGATTCTTACAGGAGcgaagaagatgagagagaaTCAAGACGTGCTAAATCTAGGTCTAAGAGAacaaagaaggagaagaagcacAAGTCAAGAACCAAGCACTCTAGTAGTGATGACGAAGAGGCTGATGGTCCTGTGCCACTTTCAAGATTCTTTGAGAGCGTCAAGAGCTGA
- the LOC122300787 gene encoding protein FAM133-like isoform X1: MGKNQAYKAMQKARLGSSSAGPEDIEDGMVDGSFHSPEWHAARLASLKTSHTITWEEFKRKQKEDEMKKGELEADKDRMMREYRAQLDAERAHKLGHGKSRSRSKSNDRKDKKDKDLKKRSSRKRKQHSRRRSSESSTSSSSSDSYRSEEDERESRRAKSRSKRTKKEKKHKSRTKHSSSDDEEADGPVPLSRFFESVKS; the protein is encoded by the exons ATGGGCAAAAATCAAGCTTACAAAGCTATGCAGAAAGCCAGGCTGGGCTCCAGCTCTGCTGGGCCTGAGGATATTGAAGATGGCATG GTGGATGGTTCATTTCATTCACCAGAATGGCATGCTGCTCGTTTGGCCAGTCTTAAAACCTCTCACACTATCACCTGGGAAGAGTTCAAGAGGAAGCAAAAG GAGGATGAGATGAAAAAGGGGGAACTGGAAGCAGATAAAGATAGAATGATGAGAGAGTACAGAGCTCAACTGGATGCTGAAAGGGCACACAAGCTTGGCCATGGAAAAAGCCGCTCCAGAAGTAAATCTAATGACAGAAAag ATAAGAAGGACAAAGATTTAAAGAAACGCAGCAGCAGAAAGCGAAAG CAGCATTCGAGAAGGAGATCTTCTGAGTCTAGCACCTCAAGTTCATCCTCAGATTCTTACAGGAGcgaagaagatgagagagaaTCAAGACGTGCTAAATCTAGGTCTAAGAGAacaaagaaggagaagaagcacAAGTCAAGAACCAAGCACTCTAGTAGTGATGACGAAGAGGCTGATGGTCCTGTGCCACTTTCAAGATTCTTTGAGAGCGTCAAGAGCTGA
- the LOC122300786 gene encoding mitogen-activated protein kinase homolog MMK1-like → MDAAEAPPADAVMMEAQPDPQQQPVLGMDNISATLSHGGRFIQYNIFGNIFEVTAKYKPPIMPIGKGACGIVCSALNSETNEHVAIKKIASAFDNKIDAKRTLREIKLLRHMDHENIVAIRDIIPPPQRETFNDVYIAYELMDTDLHQIIRSNQTLSEEHCQYFLYQILRGLKYIHSANVLHRDLKPSNLLLNANCDLKICDFGLARVTSETDFMTEYVVTRWYRAPELLLNSSDYTAAIDVWSVGCIFMELMNQKPLFPGRDYAHQLSLLMELIGTPSEADFGFLNENAKRYIRQRPFYHRQSFTEKFPHVHPAAIDLVERMLTFDPRQRITVEDALAHPYLTSLHDISDEPVCMTPFSFDFEQHALSEEQMKELIYQEALAFNLEYQHP, encoded by the exons GGGGATGGATAACATATCGGCGACGCTTAGCCACGGAGGGAGATTCATTCAGTACAACATATTCGGCAACATCTTCGAAGTCACCGCCAAGTACAAGCCACCCATCATGCCTATCGGCAAGGGCGCTTGCGGCATCGTTTG CTCGGCTTTGAATTCGGAGACGAACGAGCACGTGGCCATCAAGAAGATTGCGAGTGCGTTCGACAACAAGATCGACGCCAAGAGAACTCTCCGCGagatcaagcttcttcgccacATGGATCATGAAAAC ATTGTTGCAATCAGGGATATAATACCACCCCCACAGAGAGAGACATTTAACGATGTATATATCGCTTATGAGCTAATGGACACTGACCTGCACCAAATTATTCGTTCAAATCAAACATTGTCAGAGGAGCATTGCCAG TATTTCCTGTATCAGATCCTCCGTGGATTGAAATATATACATTCTGCAAATGTTCTGCACAGGGACTTGAAGCCCAGCAATCTTCTTTTAAATGCCAATTGTGACctaaaaatatgtgattttggaCTAGCTCGTGTCACCTCCGAAACCGATTTTATGACAGAATATGTCGTTACAAGATGGTACCGTGCACCAGAGCTTTTATTGAACTCTTCTGATTATACCGCAGCTATTGATGTGTGGTCAGTTGGCTGTATTTTCATGGAATTAATGAATCAGAAGCCCTTATTTCCTGGCAGAGATTATGCGCATCAACTAAGTTTGCTTATGGag TTGATTGGCACCCCATCAGAGGCTGACTTTGGGTTCCTGAATGAAAATGCTAAGAGATACATCCGGCAACGTCCTTTTTACCATCGGCAATCCTTCACTGAAAAATTTCCACATGTCCATCCTGCAGCTATTGATCTTGTTGAAAGGATGTTAACATTTGATCCCAGACAGAGGATTACTG TTGAAGACGCTTTGGCGCATCCCTATTTAACATCTCTGCATGACATCAGTGATGAGCCTGTCTGCATGACTCCCTTCAGCTTTGACTTTGAGCAGCATGCACTGAGTGAGGAGCAGATGAAGGAGCTGATCTATCAAGAGGCTCTTGCATTTAACCTCGAGTATCAGCACCCATAA